The window TAGATTTGATTAATATGATAAACTATCATATTGTGGTCCAAAGGAAAAATCTCTGGTCTAAAATAGCGTTTCTGATGCTGAAGTTCAAAATAACTTTTGGAATTACTATGTTCTTGAAGATTTTGAACTTTGAACTTTGAACTTTGAGGTATATGCTTGATTGTGTAAACTGCCACAATTATTTTCCTGTTCTACTCTGATCTATAGAAGAAAATTTTACAACATGGATTCTCTTAGGCTTAAAAGAACTATCACTCAAAATTTGGTTTAGAGTATAAATAGATGTTGCAATTTTGCTCGCAAAAAGTTCTTTGTAGATCGGCAGATCTGCTTGATCTCAATAATTtgtataaaacatttaaatttgtttaattatttttggaaaTATGCTCATGCTGtgttgatttaatatatatacttcaATTTTCCTTATGAATTCTGTTAAAATGTGTTGCAGACaagaatgttaatttttttttcagtatttgTTCTTTCTGTTGGATACTCCTTCCTCTCTGCAAATTCAAGAGATTTAACTAAccttaaaaatttatgtttttttttttttaaaaaaagagagattctAAAGGATAAACTATCTTTTCAGGTGGTTTTCTTCTTGGGAGAACTTTAGCTGCTGTCATGACCATAACTTTGAGCACATCAATGGCTGCTCGTCAAGGAGCACTACCAATGGCAGCTCATCAAATATGTTTACAAGTGTGGCTATCAGTTTCACTTCTTGCAGATGCTCAAGCTGCATCTGGTCAGGCAAGGCCAATTCACAGTTTACCTTTTTCTAACTCTGTATTCAAACTTCTTCTAGGTGACAACTCTTAGCAGATAACCAATTTCAATTGTATTGTATGAGATCAGAGCTTAATAATTTAGCAACCTATGTATATCCTTTCATTAGGAGGTTCTTGGATTGCCCATGTGTGAATCATAGTTCGTATATACTCATGTGAATAAGATCAGGGTTGGAGTCCTCTTGTAAATCGTAGGACATTCAGCCTTCCTACTATTGCAGTTCGTGTTATTCTCCCATTTATCTTATTGTCGTACATCCTTCAAGATTCTCCGATGATCAAAGAAACCATATTTCTTGCAGGCCCTTATTGCAAGCTCTTCTGCAAAAGGTGACTACAGCACTGTGAAAGAAATTACATTCTCTGCTTTGAAGGTGACAGCTCTAGTATTTGGCTGTGCTTTGTAAGATATTTCGTTTTATTTCATACTGTTTCTTCTCTGGGCTTCATGCTTATCAATAACATGTCATATGATTTCACCAGATTGGATTGATTACTGGCATTTCCTTAGCAATCATATTGGGTGTGTCGTTTAGTTCTATAGCAACTATGTTCACTAAAGACGCAGAGGTACTAGCGATAGTCAGATCTGGGCTGCTGGTATGTTTCCATGTTTGCTCTAGTtccttaatttcaaaatttcagttaACTTTATTAGCTGTCACCATCTTCTTTCTGcctgttttaattgatttactCTATCCAATCTTGTCTAAATGTTCAACAGTTTGTGAGTGCTAGTCAACCTATCAATGCGCTTGCTTACATATTTGACGGCCTGCATTATGGCATATCTGATTTTTCATATGCTGCATGGTCTATGGTAAGTTTTGATCTCATGATGGATTGCATTCATAGGGTTTCTGCTATGATTTTATAGCACagttttttcttccaaatatgTCCTAACATTTGTACAAATAATACTAGATGATGGTTGGGgcaatttcttcttcatttattCTCTACGCACCCTCAATCGTTGGTCTCTATGGAGTTTGGTCTGGACTAACTCTTTTCATGGGCTTGCGGACAGTCGCCGGATATATGAGGTAATGAACTGTGTGACATTAACGTGCAACAATGTTTCTTTAACATTTAAACTACTAGGATCAACCCTGGTCAATGCATGAACTCGTATttggattccaaacctgtcagtACAGTTCTCTCCGCGGCGAAACAGTATTTGATGCTGAATTGTTTGTCGTATGGTTTCATGTCTGATTATTCTAGCTATACCATCGGCAATTCAGAATGTTGACAAATGTTCTTGCTACTAATTCCAATTGCACTCTCATTTCGTGCTAGATTAATCTCCAAAAATGGGCCATGGTGGTTCCTGCACGAGGACATCCCTAAAAATTGGAGACTGGACGAGGTAAGTCAAGATCTCTTGTAGTCTAAATCCGCCCATCATCTCCTGTCATTTGCTCATACCGCTTgttctcaaaataatttttttcatcaaatgtATTGCTTCTTTGTGCTTCTCATATTGCACCTTACCCTAGGGCATTGACAATCAAACCAAGTTAATCACACAGGCTTAGCGAGGCGTGCTTAAAATCTATATAACGGCCAAGAACGAGGAGGATTCTTCCCTTTGGGCTATGCTGTATGAAGGGAAGACACGAGGAGTTTATATGCTGGCAAAGGTCCCTTCGCGGCATAGCCCAGCCCGAGTACATAGTGAGGTTACTGGTAAATATGATTCTTGCATGCAATCCAAATATTTTGTTATGCTGGAAGTATTCAAGTCTATTTGTGCACAAGATCCCTTTCTATCAAACTGCTGCTTCAGATGTGAAGCTCCACATGCTGTGCAAGACCTCAAGGCTATACCTGCTGTGGATAAAAGAGAATGCTTTGGGGGATCGAGTGAAGAAAAGAACTTCGGCCAGTTTAGATAATAAACCATTTGGATGATTAAGATTGAAAATGTAATAAATGTATGGTTTggattgattatttaaattctaaatccttcgatacagtttttttttgttttcccagTTCCTCAACATGAGACATGAACATGACGTACAAAATCTATCCACTGTTGTGGTgactaaaaaattaagagggttttttttattttaaaaatcacttttttatctatttttattcaaaaacaccATTAAAACCAACACAAACAATCATAAAAcaccacataaaaaattaaaaatcaaccagattaaaaaaaatcaaaaccaaacatgatctactttgtttttctatgtttaaatagaaaaaacataccTATTAAACTCTTCTCGAGAAAAACACATCATTAATACAAAAATCTTTCTTTTGTTACCAAATTGTAGCCAAACAATAAccttattgttgtttttttcaaggagcttctctttttttttacaacttaaaattaaaaaataaataaaataaatttttaaactacaatgaaaattctaaaaactttCAGATTGAATATGTAATTTTACACTGTGATTctctcattttaaattttatcttcttaATTCAAATAGATTAAATTTAACCCAGAAAAAGAGAGGATGAAAACACAACAGAAAAAAAGGGAAGGTCTCATTACAATAAAAGCATATATATAATTCCTGAATCTTTCTATTCTAACTCGAGAACTAAAGGTTGCTGCCAATGATTCTCTTTAACATTACCTGCATATACCTTCAAGTGGTTGAAGTTGCAGGGTATCAAGTGTCAACTGAAAAGTGATTACCCTAAAAGTAAACACTGCCGACTGACTGTACATCGATGATGGATAATTAGGCCTCATTACTAGCTTGTGGACTTCCATCTGGAGGCGACTCAATGTGTCGTCTCTTGGAGCTGTAATTGTCCATGGATTCATTTCGATTAGAGGCCATTTCCAGTTGCCTTCTCTTGGAGCGGCTTTTCACTTCCTGTTCCTTTTCGTCAACAAATGAAAGAAATGTTTGAAGACGTGCAGATGTTGAGCCTCGACCAGAAGAATCTAACTCCGGTGAGTAGTGCCGACTGAACTGCCGCACCATCTTCAGAAAATATATGAAGAGAGCAAGCAAGCAAGCTATTCCACATATCAAATATAGGCCCCAGAAGCTTCTTAGGTCAAGCCTGTCCACTTCAAGCTTTGCGCCTTGTGAACTACATGCACTTCTCAGAAGCCATTTGTCATGGATCCTTTGCAGATCCCCATTCTCTGATAGTTTCAGAATGGCAGTTGACAAATCTACTGCTAAAGGCGAGTCTCTTGGAAATGCCTAGTAAATGAAGAAGAACACACATTTTCATAAGCTGGAAATGTTAAAGACAAAAGACACATGGCATTTACCATCCAATAAAAGAGTCTAGAATGAACAACAGAATTGTGCCATTTTGATGCACTTACAAATCCCCATCCATTCTTGGTGAACTCTCGACCCACAATACTGAATTCACATTGATTTGAGAGGAAGAGCTCTAAGTACGCGCGCTCATCAACCACAGCAGCCACACCACCCTTATGAGGACCATCTTTCAAGGCTTTAGCATAGTCTTCTGGCATCTTAAGTGAAATGAGCCTGGATTTGTGAATGCCAAGTTCATTAATTAGATAGTCTCGGGTAAATGATCCCTGCTGGTAACCAATTGGATCTTTGCTTGATATTAAACTATCAATGCCTTTAATAGGAGAAGTAAGCTGCTGAACTGTAAGGATTGAGGTCAAGCTTGCTGTGTAGCTTGAGTTAATTATAAGAACCACAAATAGccatataattaatacaaagcGACCAAGAGTGCTGATGGTATTTTCTCCTACATTAAATAGGAGAAAGCAACTTGTGAGATTGAAGCTACTTTATTGTGGTGGCTATTAGAAAGGACAATTAAATGATTTTCATTTCAACTTACTGTGGGCAAAGAACCAAGTTGAAAAGCTAAACCTGCAGAAGCCAAGCATGATCTTAAGAGATTGAGCAACTCAAGCCAAAAGATGAACTCATATTGTAATAATTTGTTCAAGATATTGAGATAACCTGacagaaattgaaaagaatatagAAAAAGTCAAAGTGAAGAGCCATCCCAAAACAATCTATAGGACGTTGTAAGATGCTTACCATAGAATAGTAATCAGTTGTCTTCTAGGAGGACCTCTGAAATCATCATTCAACCTATGCTCCAAAATCCAAACAACTGCACCCACAATGATGAAAAAGAGTGCTGTAACCCCCCACATCTGTCGAGTAAATGGCTTCAGAAATGACCAAGCActagaattcatttttttaacagGAGCTACTACAACTAGCCCAGACTCGATATATGGCTGTGTAAAGTCGGCCATCCTCGTTCTGTTTGTGATGATTGCAATATCACCTATTGCTGCATCATAGACCTATATGAAAGATGAAAACCGAATTAAAAATAGAGAACCATTGTACTTTGAAAATCTGCGAAGTTTTGTTTTAGAATACTCACACCCGCTGTGATCAAACGTACAAGCTCAGTGCCACTTGGGTTATCAATTCCATCTCCATATGGAATTAATTTATATGGGACAGCATATGGCAACAAGTTGATAGCAGCAGTAAAAACATCAATGCAGTACCCAGTAAACATATCAGTGCCTGGTACTTGAGAGACAAAATCGCGATAACTAACGCGATTTGGGACACCGATTCTCAAATGTCTTCCATTGTTTGGGAAAACCCACCCACGAGGCTTCTGTGCTGTTTGGCCAGGCCAAAGAACACTGTATAAATTTTGACTAGAGCTGGAACGATTAGGAGGGTTTGAGTAAAGAGTTCCAGGAGGCGTGACAGATAAACCAGAATAATTAGTCCAATAACCAATCTTTCTGATCCCATTGCCAATCACATTGATGACTTCATAAGCAGGATTAATGAGATTCCCATCAGGATTAAACTTGAGTTGGCCTGTCACGCCAGTCATGTTAGCCTGCAAAATGTTTTCACGTAACAGCTCTCCTCCATTGAAAATGTTCATGGCATCAAGATGCAAACTCCCTCCGCGTAGCTTAGCTAGTCTtgattcagttgaaaatgaaatGTTGCCTCCTTGATCTAAAAAAGCATTGATTGCACGAGCAAGTAACCATACTGTGTCATAAGCATATAGACCATAGGTACTCGGACCTATAGGATTAAGGCCATAACCTGTTGTCCCTCTAGTCAAGTTGCTCCACCTAGATATAAACTTCCTTTTGAGTTCTGATTCTGGAGTGTACATACGCAATGTAAGAACTCCTTGAATATCATCCAATGTATCTGATGAGAGATGATCGGTTTCTAAGAGAGTGGAGAGCCAATTAGTAGCAATCCACACATATCCAGGTCCCATCATGCCAAGATGTTGAGCAACACTGAATACGACTGGACCCCAACTGGAAAAAGTATGAACAACAAGAATCCGGGACTCGGTTAAAGCCACCTCAACTAGCAGATCAGTGATCTCCTGCTGGGTTGCTGTAGGGGTCAGAGGTGCTTTATATGAGATTTTACATCGTCTCTCTGCAAGTTTATCACTTAATGCAGCTATCCCATTTCTCCCATAATCATCATCCCCATAAATTGCTATCACCTCTCTCCATCCATAATAGTC is drawn from Populus nigra chromosome 5, ddPopNigr1.1, whole genome shotgun sequence and contains these coding sequences:
- the LOC133693153 gene encoding glutamate receptor 3.6-like isoform X4; translated protein: METDTVAIIGPQSSVTAHFPYFIMTSRNDLYQMAAIAEIVDYYGWREVIAIYGDDDYGRNGIAALSDKLAERRCKISYKAPLTPTATQQEITDLLVEVALTESRILVVHTFSSWGPVVFSVAQHLGMMGPGYVWIATNWLSTLLETDHLSSDTLDDIQGVLTLRMYTPESELKRKFISRWSNLTRGTTGYGLNPIGPSTYGLYAYDTVWLLARAINAFLDQGGNISFSTESRLAKLRGGSLHLDAMNIFNGGELLRENILQANMTGVTGQLKFNPDGNLINPAYEVINVIGNGIRKIGYWTNYSGLSVTPPGTLYSNPPNRSSSSQNLYSVLWPGQTAQKPRGWVFPNNGRHLRIGVPNRVSYRDFVSQVPGTDMFTGYCIDVFTAAINLLPYAVPYKLIPYGDGIDNPSGTELVRLITAGVYDAAIGDIAIITNRTRMADFTQPYIESGLVVVAPVKKMNSSAWSFLKPFTRQMWGVTALFFIIVGAVVWILEHRLNDDFRGPPRRQLITILWFSFSTWFFAHRENTISTLGRFVLIIWLFVVLIINSSYTASLTSILTVQQLTSPIKGIDSLISSKDPIGYQQGSFTRDYLINELGIHKSRLISLKMPEDYAKALKDGPHKGGVAAVVDERAYLELFLSNQCEFSIVGREFTKNGWGFAFPRDSPLAVDLSTAILKLSENGDLQRIHDKWLLRSACSSQGAKLEVDRLDLRSFWGLYLICGIACLLALFIYFLKMVRQFSRHYSPELDSSGRGSTSARLQTFLSFVDEKEQEVKSRSKRRQLEMASNRNESMDNYSSKRRHIESPPDGSPQASNEA
- the LOC133693153 gene encoding glutamate receptor 3.6-like isoform X3; this translates as METDTVAIIGPQSSVTAHVISFVANELQVPLLSYSSTDPTLSSLQFPYFIMTSRNDLYQMAAIAEIVDYYGWREVIAIYGDDDYGRNGIAALSDKLAERRCKISYKAPLTPTATQQEITDLLVEVALTESRILVVHTFSSWGPVVFSVAQHLGMMGPGYVWIATNWLSTLLETDHLSSDTLDDIQGVLTLRMYTPESELKRKFISRWSNLTRGTTGYGLNPIGPSTYGLYAYDTVWLLARAINAFLDQGGNISFSTESRLAKLRGGSLHLDAMNIFNGGELLRENILQANMTGVTGQLKFNPDGNLINPAYEVINVIGNGIRKIGYWTNYSGLSVTPPGTLYSNPPNRSSSSQNLYSVLWPGQTAQKPRGWVFPNNGRHLRIGVPNRVSYRDFVSQVPGTDMFTGYCIDVFTAAINLLPYAVPYKLIPYGDGIDNPSGTELVRLITAGVYDAAIGDIAIITNRTRMADFTQPYIESGLVVVAPVKKMNSSAWSFLKPFTRQMWGVTALFFIIVGAVVWILEHRLNDDFRGPPRRQLITILWFSFSTWFFAHRENTISTLGRFVLIIWLFVVLIINSSYTASLTSILTVQQLTSPIKGIDSLISSKDPIGYQQGSFTRDYLINELGIHKSRLISLKMPEDYAKALKDGPHKGGVAAVVDERAYLELFLSNQCEFSIVGREFTKNGWGFAFPRDSPLAVDLSTAILKLSENGDLQRIHDKWLLRSACSSQGAKLEVDRLDLRSFWGLYLICGIACLLALFIYFLKMVRQFSRHYSPELDSSGRGSTSARLQTFLSFVDEKEQEVKSRSKRRQLEMASNRNESMDNYSSKRRHIESPPDGSPQASNEA
- the LOC133693153 gene encoding glutamate receptor 3.6-like isoform X5, with protein sequence MNLIWVLVLVVCYNGVCLNGVTTNVTTRPPFVNIGALLSYNSTIGKVAKVAIQAAVDDVNSDPSVLGGTKLRLQMQNTNNSGFLGIVESLKFMETDTVAIIGPQSSVTAHVISFVANELQVPLLSYSSTDPTLSSLQFPYFIMTSRNDLYQMAAIAEIVDYYGWREVIAIYGDDDYGRNGIAALSDKLAERRCKISYKAPLTPTATQQEITDLLVEVALTESRILVVHTFSSWGPVVFSVAQHLGMMGPGYVWIATNWLSTLLETDHLSSDTLDDIQGVLTLRMYTPESELKRKFISRWSNLTRGTTGYGLNPIGPSTYGLYAYDTVWLLARAINAFLDQGGNISFSTESRLAKLRGGSLHLDAMNIFNGGELLRENILQANMTGVTGQLKFNPDGNLINPAYEVINVIGNGIRKIGYWTNYSGLSVTPPGTLYSNPPNRSSSSQNLYSVLWPGQTAQKPRGWVFPNNGRHLRIGVPNRVSYRDFVSQVPGTDMFTGYCIDVFTAAINLLPYAVPYKLIPYGDGIDNPSGTELVRLITAGVYDAAIGDIAIITNRTRMADFTQPYIESGLVVVAPVKKMNSSAWSFLKPFTRQMWGVTALFFIIVGAVVWILEHRLNDDFRGPPRRQLITILWLSQYLEQIITI
- the LOC133693153 gene encoding glutamate receptor 3.6-like isoform X1; translation: MNLIWVLVLVVCYNGVCLNGVTTNVTTRPPFVNIGALLSYNSTIGKVAKVAIQAAVDDVNSDPSVLGGTKLRLQMQNTNNSGFLGIVESLKFMETDTVAIIGPQSSVTAHVISFVANELQVPLLSYSSTDPTLSSLQFPYFIMTSRNDLYQMAAIAEIVDYYGWREVIAIYGDDDYGRNGIAALSDKLAERRCKISYKAPLTPTATQQEITDLLVEVALTESRILVVHTFSSWGPVVFSVAQHLGMMGPGYVWIATNWLSTLLETDHLSSDTLDDIQGVLTLRMYTPESELKRKFISRWSNLTRGTTGYGLNPIGPSTYGLYAYDTVWLLARAINAFLDQGGNISFSTESRLAKLRGGSLHLDAMNIFNGGELLRENILQANMTGVTGQLKFNPDGNLINPAYEVINVIGNGIRKIGYWTNYSGLSVTPPGTLYSNPPNRSSSSQNLYSVLWPGQTAQKPRGWVFPNNGRHLRIGVPNRVSYRDFVSQVPGTDMFTGYCIDVFTAAINLLPYAVPYKLIPYGDGIDNPSGTELVRLITAGVYDAAIGDIAIITNRTRMADFTQPYIESGLVVVAPVKKMNSSAWSFLKPFTRQMWGVTALFFIIVGAVVWILEHRLNDDFRGPPRRQLITILWFSFSTWFFAHRENTISTLGRFVLIIWLFVVLIINSSYTASLTSILTVQQLTSPIKGIDSLISSKDPIGYQQGSFTRDYLINELGIHKSRLISLKMPEDYAKALKDGPHKGGVAAVVDERAYLELFLSNQCEFSIVGREFTKNGWGFAFPRDSPLAVDLSTAILKLSENGDLQRIHDKWLLRSACSSQGAKLEVDRLDLRSFWGLYLICGIACLLALFIYFLKMVRQFSRHYSPELDSSGRGSTSARLQTFLSFVDEKEQEVKSRSKRRQLEMASNRNESMDNYSSKRRHIESPPDGSPQASNEA
- the LOC133693153 gene encoding glutamate receptor 3.6-like isoform X2 → MNLIWVLVLVVCYNGVCLNGVTTNVTTRPPFVNIGALLSYNSTIGKVAKVAIQAAVDDVNSDPSVLGGTKLRLQMQNTNNSGFLGIVESLKFMETDTVAIIGPQSSVTAHFPYFIMTSRNDLYQMAAIAEIVDYYGWREVIAIYGDDDYGRNGIAALSDKLAERRCKISYKAPLTPTATQQEITDLLVEVALTESRILVVHTFSSWGPVVFSVAQHLGMMGPGYVWIATNWLSTLLETDHLSSDTLDDIQGVLTLRMYTPESELKRKFISRWSNLTRGTTGYGLNPIGPSTYGLYAYDTVWLLARAINAFLDQGGNISFSTESRLAKLRGGSLHLDAMNIFNGGELLRENILQANMTGVTGQLKFNPDGNLINPAYEVINVIGNGIRKIGYWTNYSGLSVTPPGTLYSNPPNRSSSSQNLYSVLWPGQTAQKPRGWVFPNNGRHLRIGVPNRVSYRDFVSQVPGTDMFTGYCIDVFTAAINLLPYAVPYKLIPYGDGIDNPSGTELVRLITAGVYDAAIGDIAIITNRTRMADFTQPYIESGLVVVAPVKKMNSSAWSFLKPFTRQMWGVTALFFIIVGAVVWILEHRLNDDFRGPPRRQLITILWFSFSTWFFAHRENTISTLGRFVLIIWLFVVLIINSSYTASLTSILTVQQLTSPIKGIDSLISSKDPIGYQQGSFTRDYLINELGIHKSRLISLKMPEDYAKALKDGPHKGGVAAVVDERAYLELFLSNQCEFSIVGREFTKNGWGFAFPRDSPLAVDLSTAILKLSENGDLQRIHDKWLLRSACSSQGAKLEVDRLDLRSFWGLYLICGIACLLALFIYFLKMVRQFSRHYSPELDSSGRGSTSARLQTFLSFVDEKEQEVKSRSKRRQLEMASNRNESMDNYSSKRRHIESPPDGSPQASNEA